A segment of the Solea solea chromosome 14, fSolSol10.1, whole genome shotgun sequence genome:
TATTCAGCAATGATTTCTGCGCGTCCTGACATTATTTCCGTCATGAGTTGTATTCGtgaaaaaaagtacagttaAACCATGTTAATCATGCAACAGGAAGACGACACAGTGACAGTAAGGGATCAGTTTGGACGAATGCAGTTTGTCCCATAGAGAACCGTGCAgccttgttgtttttatgtgggCCAAATTCTCTCATCGTTGGTACAGTATATGGATTGTGCAAGAGAAAAACCTATAATTCGGCCTTCTTTAAATCAGCAACTTACATCCCCAAGCACAAACCAAACAACTCCGTATCAGGCCAGCTGCAACTCAAACCACAAAGGCCTCTGGGTAACCCAAAATGTTCCTTCCTTATTATATCTTTGTTGAACCTAACTTCACCGGGGCAAAGGACCAACAACAGTTCTGCCCAAGGTTGACTCTAGGTATgaccttctcctctcctccaaacCAAAGATAAACCTTAACTTTGAGATTCACGGGCAGAAGGACAGAGGAACTGTTACCGTCTCCTTGTTCATGTCTgccattgtctcagttctcgtCTCACCTCAAAAATCGAAATTTCTGCAACTTTCCGtttttttccgtcttcttatgtgttgttgagtcaaacgttaagattcattttatatgacatttttcgtagtgatataaagtagcaataattgtgcagaggaCACAAAAATAGACCgtgttacttttgtttttgccaagTTAACAATCCGATTTGAAACATTTCAGTACATTTAGATAGTTGGTAAACGTTATaatttttttccatcagattgcctaggttgtgctgaaaaaaaaaggatataagacactctatattcaTTCTTATAGCCTGTGTATGTTCTGTACGTTTAAATCTAGTAATGgagaaaagcagctgaaatgctaaagctattagattagatttttctGGTTTAAGCATCACATTTCTATCAtatgatgctgctgctctggaaacagagacacacgcTTGAGTCACATGACTGCCTCTGACGTGTCGGCCACCAGGAGGTTCTATATTCAGATGCTCTGTGTTTTAGGAAAACGCTGTCAGAGGGCAAACACGGCACCGTTGACCCCGCATTCAAGGGCACGTTAATCAAGTCTGCACATTCTTTCATGGCTCTGCACTGcgtttttatttgactttttttagcGGTAGTGCTTGCATAATATCAGGTATCCGTTAGTAACAGGTGCCGCCCCCCCATGATGGGTGATTCATTTATCTGAGCTACAAAGACACCCGCCACCAATTTGGAGGCCATTATAAGCCTTTATTTGTGCCACAGCAGCTTTATATAAACCACACTGAGGTGCGGATGAGTCACGGTCAACTGAAAAAGGGGGTCATCGCCCTCGAGAACGAAGCCAGGGACTGAATTTACTGCAAGATGTTGCAAATGTTGGGATTAAAAATGACCTCGGAAACTCATCATGACATGAGTGGGAGTCTGCGAGCAGCTCCACAACCTCCTGGGCTACGATCGAATATATACCGGCAGCTTAAGTGTCAAAATGGAGGCCATTTAGCCGAGCCGCATGGTGAAAGGTGGCACTTTGAGCACATTATCCTGAGAAAATTGCAGCTCACAGAGCACAGCACAccttccgtgtgtgtgtgtgtgtgacacctgTTGAATGGAGACATTGGCAATGCCACAAGTGTCAGAAAATCCACAGATCACACATATGTGATGATATCTGTGATGatatgtgtttaaaaacagaacGTGGCAAGTGATGACTAAAAGGGAGAAATGGGTTTCACTGTATTGCTCCCATGTAAGCTGTTTTTAAACAGGAAATTCCCATCCCCCTCTATTACAAGAAAGAGAAATCATGTACTTTTTGTATTACATTCATAATCACAAAAACCTACAGAACCcaattcttttctttctttttttttttttaaccctttaacaccgcgTGTATCGCAGGCGACACGTTTTcccaagtgcactttgcattaccgtaattacgtgCTAATTATGTGCTaacggaaaaattccaacggtttctgaaagctgttgcaggaagccggcaaatccgCTTGTTTGTCacgagaaagagggaaaaagtggggaaaaaatgcctgtacatagtttccatttttggcctgtttttggacattgagacaaaacctcaaaaaacgttattttaaatatgttttatactgttcaaatgtcacatttaacacTCAGAATCTGGTGTTAGTGTACAACTacattgtaaattgtaaataactgccagatactgaaagaaaacaatggGCAAAAGCATTCATTTCTTACTGGACATTTTCAGGCTcaagtgttaaagggttaatgttgCTTGTAATATCTGGTTGTTTCCTGCTTCAAGTTTCAAGAAGCTTTATTATCCCTGAGGGGCAATTAGTTTTACAGCCAgtagaaacaaacatgtatgacaagacaacaaacacattcGTGGACAAATGAATCCTTTAGTCTGTTAGTGCTGCATCTCAGCAGCCGATATCTGCTTAGTAAGTTGTTGTGTACAACAGGTATCGTGTGCACTCACCCTCCTGATCGCAAGCAGGATTTGACCGTAAGAGTAGACCATGAGCAGAAAGGGCAGCAGCAAGCAGAAGATGAAGAGACACAGCACGTACGACACGCTGGTGGCCGAGCGGAGATGCCACTGGACCGAGCACGTGGTACCGGGTCCCTCGGGCCCGTAGCTGCTCCAGCCCAGGAACGGTGGCAACGTCCACAGGAGAGAGTAGAGCCAGGAGCCGCCGACACAGAGCCAGGCCTTCCTGAAGTCTGAGATGTCAACCTGGGAGGAACGCAGCACGGTGGTGCACCGCTCGTACGAGAGAACAGCCAGAGACACCAGGGACACAATGCCTACGAGcacaaaaagaggagaaaatggaaATTTGATTTTACTGAGGGAAACCTTAGCCTACTTCACTGCAGAGTGAGGTGGAGACCTAACAGACCTACTGTTCAAAAGTACGCAAAACGTGGTTTGTACAAgggaaaaataaatggaaaaggACAAAGGCCTTTACAAAGTGATTCCTATATTAAACTTACGTAAATGGGGGTTGATCTCATGGTTTAGGTtatagggataatgctttgtctATTCTGTCCAAATCAATGGAAGTCCATGGTATAAGCGCTGAGTTTTTCTGGACCAGTAGTTGAACGGCAGAACCTGATTTATGTGGCTCTGGTTACGATGTAAACAGTAGTTAGTGTGTGGTCTGACTAAGGCTGGTTAGGCTGTCTGTGAATAGCTCCTCACTACTTCTCTTGTGTCTCTAATAATCCTGCCTAAGTAAACTGGCCTTACCTTATCATGTCGAACGGTGTAGAAACTGAGCGTTAAGTGTGACTCATCGGGTTGGATGTGGCGATTATACAATTTCCTCTTTTGTCTGACAAATGGAAGAAACCGTATCCGCATTTCTGTCTGAGTTGCAAAAAGCCTTTAGCTGAAAGCTTTTGTCTGGTGTCGAGGCTGGAGTGGGGGTGGTGTTCCAGATTCAAAGGAAATGAATTTACACGTTGTACATGAATCATCTTCACTTTCATTAGCAGAATGTAAGTCATAGTCACTGGGTTTCTGTCTCAGTACTGACATGAgggatgttttcatttaaatgttatattaaaaAGTAGAGTAAAAAGTAAAGTACATTCAAGTTGGCTTTTGTACTCAACTTCCACATCACACTTTATAATTtaatgatgcacacacacacacacacacacacacacacacacacacacactagttaaTCATTACCTCATGATCAGTTAGTAATTAGTTAGGTGATCATCCAGTAGATGTGTGGATTACTCAGGGCATTTGTTTATTATGTACCAAACACTAACTGATGATTAGTTAATCATTATGTAATACCTAATCATCAGTGATAGTTATTAACTGATTGGTTAACTATTAACTAATAATCAGTTTAAGTTAATTATAAGTTAGGTGATCATCAAATAATCATTCAGATTACCTATATTTACCAAACAATATCTTACTATTAGTTAATCATTAGGTAGTCATTGCCTAATGACTAACTAGTCTAACTAATCATCAGTCCAttgttagttagttattagTTATGAAGTAATTCTAAGGATTATCTACTGTGGCATTCATGTATCAGTCACTAACTAATGACTAGTTAATCATTTGATAATCATTATGTAATGATTAACTACTCATCGATAATGGTTATTTACTGATTGGTTAACCATTAACTGATAATCAGTTTAAGTTAATTATAAGTTAAATGATCAAGTAATCATTTGGATTACCTGCACATAACTAATGATAAGTTAATCATAATATAACATTACCCAATGATTAACTAATGATTAGTTAATCACTAACAATTAATGAATCACTAACTAATGATTAGATGACTAACGGATGGCGAGTTGGTTGttaatttttaaacattaactaATGATAAGTTAGTTTCCATTTTGAGTAACATGTCATTACACTTTCATAAAACTGCACTTACTTTTACTAATAACTAACACTTTTTCTCAAACACTTGTGAGAACTTTTACGACTGCCCTCACTGCACGTGCCACTTACCAAACAGGGAGTTGGCGAACCCGTACCACTTGCAGCCGCTCTCCCCGATGAGCCACCTGCCCTGCACACTCGCGGCGAAGCTGAAGGGCGTCCCGAACACGCACACCAGCATGTCGCTCACGCTGATGTTGAGCAGGATGAGGTTGATGGGGGTCCACAGGGAGCGGAACTTTGCAAACACGAGCAGCGCGAGCAGGTTGTTGAGGATCCCCGCCACGAGAATGAAGCCCAGGCAGACTGCCACCACCGTGTGGCCGGTCCGGCTCAGCCCGCCGGTACTCggaggagcagcagcggcagcggcggcgatgatgctgatgctggaGCCGGACAGGGAGCTGTCTGTGGTGCTGAAATTGCAAGCGCGCGTGTGGACGACCATAGCAGTGAGGGGAGAGCAGAGCGATGGAGAGGAGGGAGCTGATgctggactcacacacacagaagccacAGCACAGCAGCTCCTCTGATGCTGAGAGGgaacacacactgtcattaaAGTGTCAGGAGTAGACTTTACTCTGTAGGTGCTCTTCTTTATACACATACTGCACCCTTATAATAAATGcaacccccaccaccaccaccaccaccactaccaccacctCACTTCTCCCCCCTGCCACACCATACCATACTTCAcctttctatctttctttctttctttgagtTTCTCCAGTTATTATAATACCTTATTTCCATCCCTCTGCTCGTGTGCAAATGCACTAAATCCACCACTCTATTGCTTTCCAAGCTTCAAATGCAAAAAGGTCTCTCTAAAGgctgtttgtgctgcagagCTCATTTTCTGACAGTTGACACCGACTTTCATGGCAGATTGTCCATCACTGAGGTTCTGATTTCACGGTCACATTGTTGGGGAGAGTCACTGGCAACGCTTCAGTCGCTTCAGAAGCATAAACTTTCCTCGCatgattttttttgcaaagtgCTGCATTTCGTTTCATATTCAGCTCAAGTCACTGACAATGAAAAATGCTCACCTGCATTTTCCTTCACCAATCAGCCTgcaaaagtgtattttattcacttcatcagtgtgtgtggagAATCAAAGACGCCACAGTTATTGATGCCTTATTGAACTGAAGATAAATACACCACAGGTTGCCTTTCCATTCCAAATGACAATGGCAATGGATGCCTAGAAGTACAGAAATACACATTATGAAttatatttgcatttatatacatttcaaaatgacagaGAATAGGTTTACTTTactaataaaagaaaacagtatGTGGTCTATTTTTGTCCTTCTTTCTTGTCAAATGAAagaatgtgatttttttaagaaattattatttttatctaaCACAACAAAGACCTCCCACAATGCACTTGTGAAATAAGATTAGAGCGATTACATGACTGGAGGTGATGTCACTCTGCTGGAGAGATCACCGTATTACGCAGTTATAATGGTCACtggtgtcagagtgtgtgtgtgtgtgtgtcccattcTTGCATCATTGACTTATTTAAAGCTCGAtgggctgcacacacacagacagaccaaCACCAACCATCATACCAcgtgagtctttttttttcaagcctGAGTAGCAGCTGAATCCGTGTCTTCCCTCCTGGAGAACTGTGGTTCCTCCTGCTCACCTGCTGCCATCCTTCTGCCAGAATCCCTTAAATCCACTGCAGCGACAGCATCATGAAGACTAaacggaggcagaataatattaacaaaaatCCCCATAAGTGACTTATACTTGCTCACTTCTTCTTCAGAAGGTGTTAGTGCAGTcctatatttatgtattattacattatcaactGCAGTTATTGAAAATTTCTCATCTTCAGCTGTCTTTAAGGTGAATGACTGACACGTTCTTATACCCAGACCTGGTATTCAATATAAACAGCCTTAACCTGAGAAGACACAGACTCAGAATCTGAGCTGTCTTTAATAAAATCTTttaacttaactcatcactgatcATCAAAAATctccataaaacacattttcaaaggattccttttaaaatgttagtccaataacataataatttaTTACTTTATTCCATTTACAATGGCCAAAATAATTACTTTATTGGCTGTTATcacgtttttttgttgttttgatatgTGTCTTTTGAtatgttgtcttttattttcatggcTACAAAGACCTTCATAGATACAACAGTAAACAATCAATAAAGTGAATGGAATTATCATTAGGTTTAACCAGAAATGTTTCAGCACAAATACTTAAGTTAATATATGggtgtgtgtatttaatcaCAGGTGTATTCATGTctcatttatgcatttatttgatAACTATTACACAGTATAAATGAGTAAAAGGCCATGATGATAAATCATATGCACCAGAACATAATTTATTCAAtccttttaattaaaacattttaaaataaaacactaaaaacaacatatatatttatatagcccatACAAGTAAAAGTCCCGTATTCCCTGTTTTCTGTcctggaaaaaaatgtgaagcatcaaaactaaaataatttatCATGCTGAACAGCCCttgttggatttatttttgaattttggataaattttgttttatatattgaGATATGCAATATCAAAACTGTCTCTACATatcaaaaatttaaaaacagtgCATTGAAAACGTGTTATAAATCTGCCAACAGGTGTCACTGTTGTTTACTTTGTGGTGTTTCCACCACAACAGTGCATCTGTTGCACGTTACTTTACAAAGTCAGTGACAGTATGGAgtcgtttttttaaataaaagcaaaattaCATCAACTAGATATTTTAGGCCTACATCTACGGAAGAG
Coding sequences within it:
- the tmtops3a gene encoding teleost multiple tissue opsin 3a, with amino-acid sequence MVVHTRACNFSTTDSSLSGSSISIIAAAAAAAPPSTGGLSRTGHTVVAVCLGFILVAGILNNLLALLVFAKFRSLWTPINLILLNISVSDMLVCVFGTPFSFAASVQGRWLIGESGCKWYGFANSLFGIVSLVSLAVLSYERCTTVLRSSQVDISDFRKAWLCVGGSWLYSLLWTLPPFLGWSSYGPEGPGTTCSVQWHLRSATSVSYVLCLFIFCLLLPFLLMVYSYGQILLAIRRVGKVNLLAAQRREQHILVMVLSMVSCYMLCWMPYGIMALVATFGRLGLVTPTASVVPSVLAKFSTVINPVIYMFFNNQFYRCFVALMRCSREAHHIQEEVHPIPRAQHSDFSPLCRQMSVSTAQPRTHSSSRSAVHCSRHKEPHALVVHFTP